A stretch of Sulfurimonas autotrophica DSM 16294 DNA encodes these proteins:
- the pth gene encoding aminoacyl-tRNA hydrolase, protein MLIVGLGNPGSDYENTRHNIGFMVVDELIRRHNAVKLSSSSFQGELYKFQNHFLLKPLTYMNLSGESVIKVKQFYKLEDVVVIHDDLDLSFGALRFKKGGGHGGHNGLKSIDSKISREYIRVRMGIGKPEHKGEIASYVLSPFNQTEQKCLQEWINKSCDAVEFLLTNSLEDTSSKYSQKAMVC, encoded by the coding sequence ATGCTTATAGTTGGGCTGGGAAACCCTGGATCCGACTATGAGAATACACGCCATAATATCGGCTTTATGGTTGTAGATGAACTTATTCGTCGTCATAATGCCGTAAAACTTTCTTCTTCATCATTCCAAGGTGAACTTTATAAATTCCAAAATCATTTTTTATTAAAACCATTGACTTATATGAACCTCTCGGGAGAATCTGTTATAAAAGTAAAACAATTCTATAAACTTGAAGATGTTGTTGTAATACATGATGATTTAGACCTGTCTTTTGGCGCATTGCGTTTTAAAAAAGGTGGTGGACATGGTGGACATAACGGTTTAAAGTCAATAGACTCTAAAATATCTCGTGAATATATCAGAGTAAGAATGGGCATTGGTAAACCTGAACATAAAGGCGAAATCGCCTCTTATGTGCTTAGCCCATTTAATCAAACTGAACAAAAATGTCTCCAAGAATGGATAAACAAAAGTTGTGATGCAGTGGAATTTTTATTGACAAATTCACTCGAAGATACGAGCTCAAAGTATTCTCAAAAGGCTATGGTATGCTAG
- a CDS encoding 50S ribosomal protein L25/general stress protein Ctc: protein MLEGIVRESIGKKGTKALRRDGYLIANIYGKGLENINAAFKENEYIRTVRNKDTLAFPVSINGNEMNVVVQSYESHPVTGKLLHVDLMVAQPGVVTHYMVPVEPVGEAIGVKNKGLVNVSKRRLRVKAKIEDLPKTIVIDVTDMDVGDAKLIRDIDASENVKFTDADRVAVLSIIKAK from the coding sequence ATGTTAGAAGGTATAGTTAGAGAGAGTATTGGCAAAAAGGGCACAAAAGCACTTCGCCGTGATGGTTATCTAATTGCGAATATTTACGGAAAAGGGCTTGAGAATATCAATGCTGCATTTAAAGAAAATGAGTATATCCGTACTGTTCGTAATAAGGACACATTAGCATTTCCAGTTTCAATTAACGGAAATGAAATGAATGTTGTTGTTCAATCATATGAGTCTCACCCAGTTACAGGGAAACTTTTACACGTAGATTTAATGGTAGCACAACCGGGTGTTGTAACTCACTATATGGTTCCTGTTGAACCTGTAGGTGAAGCTATCGGTGTAAAAAATAAAGGTCTTGTAAATGTTTCTAAGAGACGTTTAAGAGTAAAAGCTAAGATAGAAGATTTACCAAAAACAATTGTTATCGATGTAACAGATATGGACGTTGGTGATGCTAAACTTATTCGCGATATTGATGCGTCTGAAAATGTTAAATTTACAGATGCTGACCGTGTTGCTGTATTAAGTATTATTAAAGCTAAGTAG
- a CDS encoding aminodeoxychorismate synthase component I, with protein sequence MSFEQINILAKQKKPFLFISDFKGQRVEVVLLEDLQEADIEFCINEKYTYIQHPHTLQTVPINFTEYKKKFDAVIEKIKAGETYILNLTQKTPVQTELSLKEMFKMANAHYKLRYKDEFVCFSPEKFIQISNNTIHTFPMKGTIDASCPNAQEKILADEKEMAEHIMIVDLLRNDLSMVASHVKVEKFRYLQSIEAGEKKLLQVSSHISGILHGNWQDELGTLLRTLLPAGSISGAPKKSTVNIIENVEGYKRGFFSGVFGIFDGNSLDSGVMIRFIEKSADGYVYKSGGGITLDSDVKREYEELQDKIYLP encoded by the coding sequence ATGAGTTTTGAGCAAATAAATATTTTAGCAAAACAGAAAAAGCCTTTTTTGTTTATCAGTGATTTTAAAGGACAAAGGGTTGAAGTTGTTTTGCTTGAAGATTTACAAGAGGCAGACATAGAATTTTGTATTAATGAGAAGTATACTTACATACAACATCCCCATACACTACAGACAGTGCCTATAAATTTTACAGAGTATAAAAAAAAATTCGATGCCGTTATTGAAAAAATCAAAGCAGGCGAGACTTATATTCTAAATCTTACACAAAAAACACCTGTGCAGACAGAACTCTCTTTAAAAGAGATGTTTAAAATGGCAAACGCCCATTATAAACTTCGCTACAAAGATGAATTTGTCTGCTTTTCTCCTGAAAAATTTATACAGATTTCTAACAATACTATACATACTTTTCCTATGAAAGGGACTATTGATGCCTCATGCCCGAATGCACAAGAAAAAATTTTAGCAGATGAAAAAGAGATGGCAGAGCATATAATGATAGTGGATTTGCTAAGAAATGATTTATCTATGGTCGCATCACATGTGAAAGTAGAAAAATTTCGTTATCTGCAGAGTATAGAAGCTGGAGAAAAAAAACTTTTGCAGGTCAGCTCACATATTAGCGGTATTCTACATGGTAATTGGCAGGATGAATTGGGTACACTTTTGCGTACTTTGCTTCCAGCAGGCAGTATCAGCGGTGCTCCAAAAAAAAGTACTGTTAATATCATTGAGAATGTTGAAGGATATAAGCGAGGATTTTTCAGCGGAGTTTTCGGTATTTTTGATGGGAATAGTCTAGACAGCGGTGTAATGATACGTTTTATAGAAAAATCTGCCGATGGATATGTTTACAAAAGTGGTGGAGGTATTACTTTGGACAGTGATGTAAAACGTGAATATGAAGAATTACAGGATAAAATATATTTACCATGA
- a CDS encoding type IV pilus twitching motility protein PilT: protein MTTQVDVSRLTFEQLKKVRVHLKKMIEVGGSDLHVKANSVMRARINGNIVQFSGGIFSKEDALTFAKELLKGRFGEFVEKKELDLVYPYDENSRFRVNIFFQMDGVSAVFRVIPVKIPSFEELHLPDIVKSFTQRERGLVLVTGVTGSGKSTTLAALINEINYNKKKHIITIEDPIEFVHKDRNCIVNQRSVGQDTLSFGSALRAALREDPDIILVGEMRDQETINLALHAADTGHLVFSTLHTLDAKETINRIIAQFPTDEQNRVRLSLAGVLQGVISQRLIPTIDGKRRVALEVLVRTPTIEKLIMENRDYEIRDAIEAGKEHYKSQSFDQAILDLYDEGIISKEQALENATSASDLELKMNGLMSGKVSEMLEESIEKNINISTDDDDVFDLK, encoded by the coding sequence ATGACTACACAGGTGGATGTCAGCAGATTAACGTTTGAACAATTAAAAAAAGTACGGGTGCATCTTAAAAAGATGATTGAAGTCGGTGGCAGTGACTTACATGTAAAGGCCAACTCTGTAATGAGAGCAAGAATCAACGGAAATATTGTACAGTTTTCTGGAGGTATTTTTTCTAAAGAAGATGCATTAACATTTGCCAAAGAATTATTAAAAGGGCGTTTTGGTGAATTTGTCGAAAAAAAAGAACTTGACCTTGTTTACCCATATGATGAGAATAGCCGTTTTCGTGTAAATATTTTCTTTCAAATGGATGGAGTATCAGCGGTATTTCGTGTTATTCCTGTTAAAATTCCCTCTTTTGAAGAACTTCATTTGCCTGATATCGTAAAAAGTTTCACGCAAAGAGAGAGAGGATTGGTACTTGTTACCGGTGTTACAGGTAGTGGTAAATCTACAACGCTTGCGGCGCTTATAAATGAAATCAATTACAATAAAAAGAAACATATTATTACAATTGAAGATCCGATTGAATTTGTGCATAAAGACAGAAACTGCATAGTTAATCAACGATCTGTCGGACAAGATACACTCTCCTTTGGTAGTGCCCTTCGTGCCGCACTTCGGGAGGATCCTGATATTATTTTGGTTGGAGAAATGAGGGATCAAGAAACAATCAACTTGGCACTTCATGCTGCAGATACCGGTCACCTTGTCTTTTCAACGCTCCATACGCTAGATGCGAAAGAGACTATTAACCGTATTATTGCACAGTTTCCCACAGATGAGCAAAACCGTGTACGTCTCTCACTTGCAGGTGTCTTACAGGGGGTAATATCTCAAAGACTGATTCCAACTATTGATGGCAAGCGTCGTGTTGCTCTTGAAGTTTTAGTGCGTACTCCGACAATTGAAAAGTTGATTATGGAAAATAGGGATTATGAAATTCGTGATGCTATTGAAGCCGGAAAAGAACATTATAAATCACAAAGTTTTGACCAGGCTATTTTAGATTTATATGATGAGGGCATCATTTCTAAGGAACAGGCACTTGAAAATGCAACGAGTGCCTCAGATTTGGAACTGAAAATGAATGGACTTATGAGTGGAAAAGTATCAGAGATGCTGGAAGAGAGTATAGAAAAAAATATTAATATTTCTACTGATGATGATGATGTTTTCGATTTAAAGTAA
- a CDS encoding aspartate carbamoyltransferase catalytic subunit produces MQHLIRTDDFTKEEIKELLADAKKFSDGRFERILQDKIIITLFFENSTRTKSSFEIAAKRLGAEIVHLDVAKSSTKKGETLVDTAMNLDAMGPHAIVVRHENAGVPQILSKHTKASIVNAGDGAHAHPSQALLDLYTLTEHFGSLEGKKIAIVGDIKNSRVANSNIELLTRFGMEVILVAPPHFLPKTLLKTTHYLKEIIDDVDAIMSLRTQTERHSSQSYASLKDYASDFCITEELVGDRDIILLHPGPVHRNIDISDAMLEDERCKVLEQVSNGVNIRMAILKKLIA; encoded by the coding sequence ATGCAGCATTTAATAAGAACTGATGATTTTACCAAAGAAGAGATAAAAGAGTTATTGGCAGATGCCAAAAAATTCAGCGACGGCCGTTTTGAAAGAATTTTACAAGATAAAATTATTATCACGCTTTTTTTTGAAAACTCTACACGTACAAAGAGCTCTTTTGAAATTGCCGCAAAAAGACTCGGTGCCGAAATAGTGCATCTTGATGTTGCAAAAAGTTCTACAAAAAAAGGAGAGACACTCGTTGATACGGCAATGAACCTTGATGCTATGGGACCGCATGCCATAGTTGTACGTCATGAAAATGCCGGAGTACCTCAAATTCTTTCCAAACATACAAAGGCAAGCATAGTCAATGCTGGTGACGGTGCACATGCGCATCCTTCTCAGGCACTTTTAGATTTATATACACTTACAGAGCATTTCGGATCACTTGAAGGTAAGAAAATTGCCATTGTGGGAGATATTAAAAATTCCCGTGTTGCAAATTCAAATATAGAGCTTTTAACACGTTTTGGCATGGAAGTTATTTTAGTGGCACCGCCGCATTTCTTACCAAAAACCCTTCTGAAAACTACACACTATTTAAAAGAAATTATTGATGATGTAGATGCGATTATGAGTCTGCGTACGCAAACAGAACGACACTCATCACAAAGTTATGCTTCACTCAAAGATTATGCAAGTGATTTTTGTATAACAGAAGAACTTGTGGGTGATCGAGATATTATACTGCTCCATCCAGGACCAGTTCACAGAAACATAGATATAAGCGATGCCATGCTAGAAGATGAGCGTTGTAAAGTATTGGAACAAGTCAGTAATGGAGTAAATATAAGAATGGCGATACTTAAAAAACTGATTGCCTAA
- a CDS encoding transaldolase, giving the protein MYIEDLKFSLWADFIERDYLDKEFKELIENGIINGATSNPAIFKNAILNSPAYKTQLKSLDGLSPKEKYEAVAIYDIQKAADILKPLYERGDDGYVSIEVDPFLCDDTQATVAEGKRLFKAINRQNVMIKVPATEAGYGAMKELTAVGIPVNATLIFKKSQAIYCAEAFRKGIEVYGKSVDTVISIFVSRIDRALDAMLEANGIQTALTGIYNTSVIYEEIQSMNVQGCRALFASTGVKDNSLPPYYYVEKLLAYNSVNTAPVDTIKAFHAHGTDKKALPIDKNIIKDHFVQIEETGIKIDEVLQKQIDEGVEAFKEAFKEILEAL; this is encoded by the coding sequence ATGTATATAGAAGATTTGAAGTTTTCGTTGTGGGCTGATTTTATCGAAAGAGATTATTTAGATAAAGAATTTAAAGAATTGATAGAGAATGGAATAATCAATGGGGCCACTTCAAATCCAGCTATCTTTAAAAATGCAATCTTAAACTCTCCTGCGTATAAAACACAACTTAAATCACTTGATGGGCTTTCTCCAAAAGAAAAATATGAGGCTGTAGCAATTTACGATATACAAAAAGCTGCAGATATTTTAAAACCACTGTATGAAAGAGGGGATGACGGATATGTGAGTATTGAAGTTGATCCTTTTTTATGTGATGATACGCAGGCAACTGTAGCAGAAGGTAAAAGACTTTTTAAAGCAATAAACAGACAAAATGTTATGATAAAAGTTCCTGCTACAGAAGCAGGCTATGGTGCCATGAAAGAACTGACGGCTGTGGGAATTCCGGTGAATGCAACGCTGATTTTTAAAAAATCTCAAGCAATATACTGTGCAGAGGCTTTTAGAAAAGGTATAGAAGTTTATGGAAAAAGCGTTGATACTGTGATAAGTATTTTTGTCAGCAGAATTGACCGTGCACTTGATGCAATGCTTGAGGCAAACGGAATTCAAACAGCACTAACAGGAATATACAATACCTCTGTTATATATGAAGAAATTCAAAGTATGAATGTACAAGGCTGTAGAGCACTTTTTGCAAGTACCGGTGTAAAAGATAATTCGCTGCCGCCTTATTACTATGTTGAAAAGCTTTTGGCTTATAACAGTGTAAATACTGCCCCTGTTGATACTATTAAAGCTTTTCATGCACATGGTACAGATAAAAAAGCCTTGCCGATTGACAAAAATATTATAAAGGATCATTTTGTACAGATAGAAGAGACTGGTATTAAAATAGATGAAGTACTGCAAAAGCAGATAGATGAGGGAGTAGAAGCCTTTAAAGAAGCATTTAAAGAGATATTGGAGGCATTATGA